From one Eucalyptus grandis isolate ANBG69807.140 chromosome 9, ASM1654582v1, whole genome shotgun sequence genomic stretch:
- the LOC120288186 gene encoding FCS-Like Zinc finger 17-like: protein MKRSLMKWGMPEQSIEEARKRSSKNDGPSSSSSSSSSARSASVAVGLRILTQVSETAKPHIVVKSKATASLHLAKPRPRAPSRNSCSDLEYSCFLKTCALCSKKLRPDQDIYMYRGDEGYCSVECRDRRIMMDEMKELEASTKRMVSSPRHCYAASLQSETRLLREELQRRQQHLIVPKTRTIVS from the exons ATGAAGAGGTCATTGATGAAGTGGGGAATGCCCGAGCAGAGCATCGAGGAGGCTCGTAAGCGAAGCAGCAAGAACGACGGGCCCTCGTCATCCTCGTCTTCATCATCGTCAGCTCGGTCAGCATCGGTAGCCGTCGGCCTGAGGATCCTGACGCAGGTCTCCGAGACGGCCAAGCCCCACATAGTCGTCAAGTCCAAAGCGACCGCGAGCCTCCACCTCGCCAAGCCTCGCCCGAGAGCTCCATCCCGGAACAGCTGCTCCGATCTCGAGTACTCCTGCTTTCTCAAGACGTGCGCTCTGTGCAGCAAGAAACTCAGGCCCGACCAAGACATTTACATGTACAG GGGAGATGAAGGATACTGCAGTGTGGAGTGCAGAGACAGGAGGATCATGATGGACGAGATGAAGGAACTGGAGGCTTCGACGAAACGGATGGTGTCGTCTCCCAGGCATTGCTATGCCGCCTCTCTCCAGAGCGAGACCCGCCTCCTCCGTGAAGAGCTCCAGCGACGGCAGCAACACCTTATCGTTCCCAAAACTAGGACCATAGTCTCAtga